A region of the Burkholderia pyrrocinia genome:
CCAGGTTTCGTTGTGGAACGACACGAGCAGGCTGTGCGACGACCACACGCTGCCGCCCCACGGCGTCAGCGCGGCCGCTTCGTCGAGCGCCGTGCACAGGCAGTAGCGCGCGCCGATGATCGCCTCGGACGGCACGCCGGCTTCCTGCGCGCGCGCCTCGAACTGGCGGATCTCGACGACGAGATGCTCGCGCAGCCACGCCGGATTCGGATGATGGACGGTCGAGCGGATCTGCGGCACCAGATTGAGCAGCGGGTTCGCGGCCGCGACGAGCGGGTTCGTGCCGCTCGCGGCCCAGCGGCCGGGCCGCGGCTGCGTGGCCGTCGGCCCGGCCGCGCCGGACGAACCGGACGCGGCGGCCGGATGCATGCCGCCCGGATTCGGCGGCACGAATCCGCCTGCGCCGGTGGCGATCGAATCGGAGGAAGTATTCATCGCGATGCCCCGCCCTCACCCGCGTATCGCCCAGAACTCCATCGAGAGCCCAGGAAATTCGCCGGCGAAATGAAATGCGAGACCGCCGGAGCGCGCCAGTTGCTTCCACAGGTCGCTGCCCTTGTCGATCTCGAAGTACGTATGACCCGCGTGATACGGGATCTGCCGCGGCGCGACCGGCAACTGGCGCATCGTGATGCCCGGCAGTTGCAACTGCACCAGATCGCGGATCCGCTCGACGGGCCCGAGCTTCGCCTGTGCGGGAAAGCGCGCGCGCAGGCTGTCGGCCGGCACGTCCGCGCGCACCGCGAGCACGAAGCCGGCCGTGTCGCGCAGCGCCGGGTCGGCCAGCGTCGCGACCCGGATGCCGTTGCCCGCGTCGCGCAGCTCGATCTGGATCGCGTTCTGTTCGAGCACCGTCGACAACGACCGGCGCAATTCCGTCATCAGTTCCGCGAAGCTCGTGCGCAGGTCGTCGTGCACGTAGACCGCGAGCGACTGCGGGCGGCGGCCGGCCGCCGTGAACGTGCTCAGGTCGCACGCGAGCTTCAGCCAGTCGCAGAACAACGCTTCCGGATGCGTCGACACGTGCTGCTGTGCATGCCAGGTCAGCGCGAGATAGCGGTTCACGAGCTGCAGCAGCAGGAAGTCCGCGACTTCCGACACGCCGCCGCGCCCCGGCTCCGACAGCCGTTCCGCGAGCGCCTCGCTGCGCTGCGTGAGCAGCGCGTGCAGCTCGCGCGCATACGCCAGCAACACGGCATCGTGCTGCGCGACGAGCCGAGGCGGAATATAGCCGCCGTCGACGAGCAGCCGCGCGTCGGTGCGCCGCTCGACGACCCGTGCGACGCCGAGCGCGTGCCAGTCGCCGGTCAGTTCGGCTTCGAACATCAACCGCACGTTCAGGCGCCCCGTCTGCAGCAGCGCGGGGCCGAGCGCGACCGCGTTCGCGTCGGCCACTTCGTATTCGCGCACGACGTAGCGCGCAACGTCTGCGTTGCCGTTTACGCCATTGCCGCCATTGCCGCCGTTCGCGCCGTTTCCAGCGCCTGCGCCGAACGACACCTCCTCGCCGCCGCCGCGCCACAGCGGCAGCGCGAGCACGACGAGCTGGTCCTTCGCGTCGGCCGGTACGTCGAGCGGTTCGGGGAGATCGTCCGGATGCGCCAGGTCGAATGGCGTGCCGTCGCGCATCACGCCCGACGCGGCGCGCAGCGCGACCTTGCCGAGCGCGAGCTGCTCGCGATCGATTTCCAGCGTATCGAAGCCCCAGTAGAAGCCCTGCAGCGGCAGGCAGCGCAGCGCGACGTAGCGTTCCCAGTGCCGTTCGAGCTGCTGGAAATGCTGCGGCCGCAGGAACATCCCCTCGGTCCACACCACGCGCTGGCGGAGTGCCGCGATCGGCGTCGCGGACATCGTCGGTTCGGTCATGGGCGCCCCCGCGCGTCGTTCAGCACGATGCCGCCGTTGCGGACCGCGACCGACAGCTTCAGCTCCCCCGGCGACGTCTGCCAGAACTTGTAGAGGTTGAGCTGCTTCGCGCGCGGCAGCGGCACCGTCAGCCGCCAGCGGTTCTTTTCGAGCATCCGGTATTCGGCGATCACGCCGATCGCGCCTGCCTCGACGTTGCCGCGATAGTGCAGCGTGCGCGATTCGCCCGGCCGCAGGATCACGCGGTCGGTGCCGAGCAGGTCCGCGCCGAGCACGTTCTCGGGCTTGTCCTGCAGCGAGAAGAAATCCGCGCTGTCGAACGCCGACGCCGCGCGAAGCTGGAACACCTTCAGCACGATCGGCGAAGGCTTGCGATTCATGTCAGGGTTGACGTCCGGCGCAACGTCGACCGTGATCGCATACGGCACCGCGGCCGCGTGCTCCGTTGCGCCGCACCCCGGCAACAGCAATGCGCATCCCCATACGATGAAACTGCTCGACCGCCATTGCATATTCCACCCTCGCCACCCAATAGCCATCCGCCGGTTTCCAGGTTCGGAACCGGTTGATCGGATCAAAAAAGGGACAATTAATTGACCGGTAATTATGTAATTTGCATATCCTTCCGTTGAAGTTTTTTCCGGCAGATTGTTCTTGTGAAAAGCCGGGACAAATCATCCAGGGTTTATGAAAGTTGAATTATCGAGGCGACAGGTAATTGAATCGAGATTGGTTATTAATCGAAAACACTTGCCCGACCGGTTCGCCGTGGCGGCCCGGTTCTATTGCGTGGACACCTGTCGGATGGGCGCGGGGCGCAAGCCGGCCGCCGGGCAAGGGCTGCTCGCGACGCTGATGGTGTGCCAGGCTGTTCGTGTCGCCCGAACGGACGGTGCGGTTTTTCGTGCATTGACGAGCGCTGACCAAACAACTGACGAATCCGAAAAACACAGCGAACTATAGGTCGTTTTTTAAGATTAACAAGCCCTGAAATTCGTAGTCTATTTTCAGGTTCAAATGGAATCGGATCGATCAGTTGAAACAAAACGTAACAGCGATATCGATGCCGATGATTGGCACTAGAATCCAACAGCGCTTGTGCGTCACCGTCCAATTACGCCAAAAACTTTATTTCAAAAATGAAAGGCCGTTCATCGCTCGTGCTTTTCCTCGGCGCCTTGTTGCTGGGGGCTGGCGGGTGCAGCACGTCCCCGACCCAGTCGGCCGCGCATGCGACGGTCGACAGCGCGCGCGCCGCGTATGGCGCCGGCGACTACGGGCGCACGATCGCGCTGCTGAGCCACGCGAAGGAGATCGACGGCGCCGACACCGACACGCAGGTCGCCGCGCACAAGCTCCTTGCGTTCAGCTATTGCGTGACGAACCGCGTCGCGCCGTGCCGCGCCGAGTTCTCGAAGATTCTCGACCTCAACCCGCGCTTCGACTTGTCCCCCGCCGAGAAGGGGCATCCGGTCTGGGGGCCCGCGTTCGAATTCGCGCGCCGCAGACATGCGTCGTCATCCTGAACGAACCGGTTTCCACGCGAGCGCTTCATCTACCGAGCGACGTATGACATGCAACTGATCGTGATCGAACATGCCGGCGAACCGGTCGAAAACGACTCCCACGACGCCGTCGTGTTTCATCCGCCGGGCGGCACCATCGGCCGGGCCAGCGACAACCATCTGGTGCTGCGCGACGACACGCGGCAGATTTCGCGGCTGCAGGCGCTGCTGCAGGTCGGCGACGACGCGTGCCTGCTGAAGAACCTGAGCAGCGTGTCGACGATCGAGGTGAATCGCGAGCCGGTCGGCTATGCGCAGGAACGCCCGCTCAATACCGGCGACATCATCCGCATCGGGCCGTACGTGCTGCGGGCCGAACGCGATGATGGCGGTGATGGCGGCGACGCGCCGGTCATCGACATGGCGCCCGATACCGGTGTGCATGGCGACAGGCGCGGCGCGGCGGAGGCTGCCGCATCGTTGAAACCTTCGCCTACGCCATCACCCTCGCCTTCGCGCGACGACACGAAAGGCGCTGGCAACCGGCTGTGGGGGCTGCTCCAGGATCGTCTCGCCCCGCGCGGCAAGGCGGCGGACGTCGGTATCGGGCCGGGTGGTCCTGCCCGAGCGGACGCGGCGCAGCCGGCGAACCGTGCCGCGCAGCAGGGCGAGCCATCCGCACCGTCGCAGCGCGACCTGAATCAGCTGTCGACTGATCCGCTCGACCTGTTCGCGCAGTCGTCCGCCGATATCGGCGCATCGGGTGCGGCACCGTCGACCGATCACGGCAAGGCGGATCGCGAAGCGTCGTCCGCGACGCAGGCCGACCACGCGCCCGAGTGGACGCAGCACGTGCGCGTGCAGCCGGCGGCCGCGCGCGCCGATGTGCAGCCGGCCGACGAACCGGTGCCGCATGCCGCGCGCGCGCCGGCGCCGCCGACACCGGACGAACTGCTGAACGCGTTCTTCGAAGGCGCGGGGCTCGATACGGCCGCCGAATCGCATCAGTGGTCGGCCGAGCAGCTCTATATCGCGGGCCAGTTGCTTGCGCTGTTCGCGAACGGCACGGTCGAGCTGCTGTCGTCGCGCAGCATCCTGAAGCGCGAGGTGAAGGCGCACATGACGATGCTGCTCGATCGCGAGAACAATCCACTGAAGCTGCTGCCCGACGGCGGCGCCGTGCTGCGGCAGATGTTCGGGCTACCGCTGCCGGGCTTCATGTCGCCGCAGAGCGCGGTCAGCGATGCGTTCCAGGATCTGCACGCGCACCAGATCGGCATGGTCGCCGGCATGCGCGCTGCGCTGATGGATCTGCTGACGCGTTTTTCGCCGCAACGGCTGCGCGAACGCGACGATGCGATGCGCTGGTACGAGAAGCGCGTGCCCGCGCTGTACAAGGCGCGGATGTGGGATCGCTACGCGGCGACCCATCGCGATACGGTGTTCGCGATCGAGGACGATTTCGCATCGGTATTCGGCAAGGCGTTTCTGGCGGCGTACGACGCGGAAGTGGAAAGCTATCGGGGGAGCGGCCGGCATTGAAGGGGCCGATGCCGGCCGCGTTGCGTGGATCGCGTGACGAACGTCAAACCAGCGGCGGATGAACGGCCTGCTTCAAGCCGCTCGAGTAGTGCTTGTAGTCCCAGGCCACGCTATCGCCGGGTTGCAGCGTGTAGACCGCACATGAGACGTCGGGCATGTGGCCGTTGACGAAATACACCCACCAGTAGCCGTTGCCGCCCTGGTTGGCCTCTACTCCACCCAAGGCCGTAATGAACAGGCTCGCGCCCGAACCCTGCCATTGCGGGTTGAGAACGGGCGACACGCCGTCGGCCGTCAGCAGATCGAATACGGTTGTCACGCCGGGGGCAATCGCGATGCTGTCGTTCGCTTGCCACGGCGGATTGTGAAATTCCGAACCCCAATCGACGAATTGATTCGCTACCGAATTGGCCATGAAGATATCTCCGTAGTGGTGGTTAATGCCTGAACTGCGCCCCTCTGCTCTTTTTCGTTGTTCGTTGAAAGTGCCAGGTTTTGACCTGGGTGCCGGAAAGCTGTATCGATCGTTTGCTGATCGATCAATTCAAGCCGATCGCCGAATCACAGGCAGACTGTTTCAATCAAATGGCGTCGCTCGGTGATTGTTGCAAGTTCTGTCGGCATGATCCCCGTTTCGTATGGCGCATTTTCCGTTCTTCTATTACTGGCGCCTTTGCCGTCCGTGAAATCCTGATATTCGTATTGATCAGAGAATAGGCGATGGACCGCCCCCCGGCAATGACAGTCACTCGACTAGTCCGGGTTCGCTTCACCGCGGACGTCGCTCGTCACGACAAACAAAGGAACCCTGACGATCACGGGTGCCAACGGCGCGCTCGGTGTGGCGACTGCACGGCTTCGCCCGCGATGGCTGAAGACGGCTGGCGATGCAAGGGGCGACGGAACTGAGCTGGTTTTCGATGCTGTCGATCCGCTTGGTATGCCGTGTCGCGAGTTCAGGATTATCCCACTCGAGCCGGTCGTTGTTCCGCACGGATTCCCGGAGCTGTATCTCGCCATAGAAGTTAGCCGGCGCCGCTTCGAAAGCCCGCTGGCGCGCGACTCGAGTAACTCGGCGCACCGATTGGCCGGAAGTGCTTCAGACAGGTGTTGAATGCACATTGGGAACTGGAATCTACTATTGAAGGGCCGTCGCCCCCAATTCGACAGGGATTACGGCCGATATTTTTCCCTGTTCCTCGTGCCGGGTTCTACACGGATTTCCTCACTGCTCAATCAAGAAGCGAATCAGAAAATAGCCAATGGACCGGCGGCCCGTAATACCGCTCGGGCGTGACTAACGCCCAGCGGCACAGCGCCCCTCCGCTCCCCGGGCAGGTCACAACAGATCGCCCCGAACGTCCCTTTCTCCTGTGTCCTTCACCCCACGATGTCGGGCAGCGCTTTCGGCCCATAGGCCGTCTACGTGCGCCTGCTTATCGTTGGCGCATGCCCGCTCGTGGGCCCTCTCCCATCCACGAAATCACTGGAGCCCGTTCATGGATATCGATCGTAACCTTATCGGCGGCCCCCTGGGGATCGCCGCATGTTCGTTTGCCGCCGCACTTTCTTTCGCCACGCAGGCGCAGGGGGCGACCGCCTGCTATGCCGTCGACATGCGCGGATCGCCGCTCTACGTGACGTCGAATGTGTTGCGCGAAGCCGCGCTCAAGGTCGCGAACGCGCGAGTCACCGTCATCGAGAATACGCCGTTGACGCCGGTAACGCCCCCGCCCGACCCGAAACGTTGCGACGGGGCGAACGATCACCTTCCTGCGGCCGGTCCCGGCACCCGCAACTACTTCGGCAATGTCGTGAGCCCGTTGAAGTTCCTGCGTCTCGCGGCGTATCAATGCGCGGGAGCCGGAAACCAGAGTCAGTTCTTCTCGATGAACGAGGCCATTTATTATCGCCAGTGTGGAGGCGGGCAATACTCGAACTACATTCACTTCTGGGGACGCGCGAACGGGAACCCGAGCACGTGTTTCGCCAGCGACTACCCGACGATGTTTGCCAAGGCCACCAAAGACAGGAAGCCGGAGGACCTGCTCAACGCGATGAAGACGGTTTACTCGGGCGGCCTGAGTGGAACCGACGCGAACGATCAGGCGCTCGGCAACGCGATGGCGGCGATCCTGATCGCCGAAAGCAATCGCGACTATCTGGTCAACCTCGAGAACTACATGCTGATGGACCTGGCCGACGTGAAGAAGGCCAAGCCGGAGCAAATCATCGGGGGCCACTGCGTGCCGAATGCCGAGTCCTGCCAGAACCGCGGTGAGTCGCAGAACGGCAAGCACCCGATCGCGTGGGGCGGAGCGCAGGAAACCATGATGGTGAACGGCTGGGGCCAGGGGGCAGGTGCCAATAGCGCCTTCGGCATGATATTCGAAGGCAATCTGTCGGCCGAATGGGCAGTCGCGAAAGGAAAGGTCGCAAGCGCGAAGGCCGCCGAATGCGGCAGGGTTCCGCTAACCTACGGAAATCTGAACGCCGACCAGCAGAAGGCAGTGAAAGGCGTCTTTGAAGGCATTCTGCCGGCCCGCTGAGGTTCGCCGTCGGTCAACCGCCGCCGCCCCATACGCGGAAGCGGCGGCCTCACTACACTCAAGCTGTTGTCAAACCGCCATCACCGTCGCCGACTTCGTCACGAGATACGGCTCGAGCGCTTCCGACCCGTAGCCCGAGTCCGTCACGCCGCCGAACGGCATTTGTGCGAACGCGACGATGCGATGCGCTGGCACGAGAAGTGCGTGCCCGCACTGTACAAAGCGCGGATGTGGGATCGCTACGCGGCGACCCATCGCGATACGGTGTTCGCGATCGAGGACGATTTCGCGTCGGTGTTCGGCAAGGCGTTTCTCGCGGCGTACGACGCGGAAGTGGAAAGCTATCGCGGCAGCAGCCGGCACTGACTCGCGTCACCGCGTAACCCCCGTAGCCGCGCATTCGCGAATTGGGATACGCTCGCCCTGCACAGGCAATCGACGCCGGTCAGGAGCGAAATGAGCACGATGACGGGAACCCTCGATTCAGCGGCACCGCCGCCGCGTGTCGCGAGGCTGGTGCTGGTGACGCCGGATGGCGCGGTGGTCGGTTGCCTGCCGC
Encoded here:
- the tssK gene encoding type VI secretion system baseplate subunit TssK, producing MTEPTMSATPIAALRQRVVWTEGMFLRPQHFQQLERHWERYVALRCLPLQGFYWGFDTLEIDREQLALGKVALRAASGVMRDGTPFDLAHPDDLPEPLDVPADAKDQLVVLALPLWRGGGEEVSFGAGAGNGANGGNGGNGVNGNADVARYVVREYEVADANAVALGPALLQTGRLNVRLMFEAELTGDWHALGVARVVERRTDARLLVDGGYIPPRLVAQHDAVLLAYARELHALLTQRSEALAERLSEPGRGGVSEVADFLLLQLVNRYLALTWHAQQHVSTHPEALFCDWLKLACDLSTFTAAGRRPQSLAVYVHDDLRTSFAELMTELRRSLSTVLEQNAIQIELRDAGNGIRVATLADPALRDTAGFVLAVRADVPADSLRARFPAQAKLGPVERIRDLVQLQLPGITMRQLPVAPRQIPYHAGHTYFEIDKGSDLWKQLARSGGLAFHFAGEFPGLSMEFWAIRG
- the tssJ gene encoding type VI secretion system lipoprotein TssJ, producing the protein MQWRSSSFIVWGCALLLPGCGATEHAAAVPYAITVDVAPDVNPDMNRKPSPIVLKVFQLRAASAFDSADFFSLQDKPENVLGADLLGTDRVILRPGESRTLHYRGNVEAGAIGVIAEYRMLEKNRWRLTVPLPRAKQLNLYKFWQTSPGELKLSVAVRNGGIVLNDARGRP
- a CDS encoding TssQ family T6SS-associated lipoprotein, producing the protein MKGRSSLVLFLGALLLGAGGCSTSPTQSAAHATVDSARAAYGAGDYGRTIALLSHAKEIDGADTDTQVAAHKLLAFSYCVTNRVAPCRAEFSKILDLNPRFDLSPAEKGHPVWGPAFEFARRRHASSS
- the tagH gene encoding type VI secretion system-associated FHA domain protein TagH, which produces MQLIVIEHAGEPVENDSHDAVVFHPPGGTIGRASDNHLVLRDDTRQISRLQALLQVGDDACLLKNLSSVSTIEVNREPVGYAQERPLNTGDIIRIGPYVLRAERDDGGDGGDAPVIDMAPDTGVHGDRRGAAEAAASLKPSPTPSPSPSRDDTKGAGNRLWGLLQDRLAPRGKAADVGIGPGGPARADAAQPANRAAQQGEPSAPSQRDLNQLSTDPLDLFAQSSADIGASGAAPSTDHGKADREASSATQADHAPEWTQHVRVQPAAARADVQPADEPVPHAARAPAPPTPDELLNAFFEGAGLDTAAESHQWSAEQLYIAGQLLALFANGTVELLSSRSILKREVKAHMTMLLDRENNPLKLLPDGGAVLRQMFGLPLPGFMSPQSAVSDAFQDLHAHQIGMVAGMRAALMDLLTRFSPQRLRERDDAMRWYEKRVPALYKARMWDRYAATHRDTVFAIEDDFASVFGKAFLAAYDAEVESYRGSGRH
- a CDS encoding DUF4430 domain-containing protein: MANSVANQFVDWGSEFHNPPWQANDSIAIAPGVTTVFDLLTADGVSPVLNPQWQGSGASLFITALGGVEANQGGNGYWWVYFVNGHMPDVSCAVYTLQPGDSVAWDYKHYSSGLKQAVHPPLV